In one Cyprinus carpio isolate SPL01 chromosome B2, ASM1834038v1, whole genome shotgun sequence genomic region, the following are encoded:
- the LOC109110625 gene encoding protein SNORC-like, with protein sequence MITKSNREKKHPGLLMDMKAWCCRSGKTHLSGCEEGGQLPEELTKHSRVQPGTMGICSNYSGLSRLVFIGALAICMAFVQSETVDDSSPTLQNDNQDTLSGAGGFDVTTKVPLQDPKENTFTSDYDHTPSITLDEEEVVLGPGAITAIVIAVFLGASVLLALIVITLRKFTAS encoded by the exons ATGATTACGAAATCCAATAGAGAAAAAAAGCACCCCGGGCTGCTGATGGACATGAAGGCATGGTGCTGCAGGAGTGGAAAGACTCACTTGTCCGGGTGTGAAGAGGGTGGGCAGTTACCAGAAGAGTTGACAAAA CATTCTAGAGTCCAGCCAGGAACCATGGGCATCTGCAGCAATTACAGCGGTTTATCTCGGCTCGTCTTCATTGGCGCTCTGGCCATCTGCATGGCTTTTGTGCAGTCAG AAACAGTAGATGATTCCTCCCCTACACTGCAGAATGATAATCAGGACACACTATCTGGCGCTGGAGGCTTCGATGTGACAACAAAAGTCCCATTACAAGACCCCAAGGAAAACACCTTCACCTCTGATTATGATCATACACCCTCAATAACTCTGGATGAGGAGGAAG ttgTGCTGGGGCCAGGTGCCATCACAGCTATCGTCATCGCCGTGTTCCTCGGAGCCTCTGTTCTTCTCGCTCTCATTGTGATCACGCTCAGAAAGTTCACTGCCTCTTAA
- the LOC109065613 gene encoding GRB10-interacting GYF protein 2-like, giving the protein MAETQTLNFGPEWLRALSGGVGSSSVASPPLSPALPKYKLADYRYGREEMLALYIKDNVIPVDLHDKEFLPILQEEPLLPLALVPFTEEEQRNFSMSVNSAAVLRLTGRGGGTVAGAPRGRSSSRGRGRGRGDGGFYQRSFDDVEGGFGRGGKEMHRSQSWEERGDRRFEKPGRKDPDGAPAHFPLNHIRANYEDSGAGNTRKHEFIRSESDNWRTFRDEQNGEDDDGGWRLAGSRRDNERWCPPSPDGPRSAGWREHPDQRRRLPFDSRGEDGSYRRARSGSGSLEEERDSLPEWCLEDAEEETGTFDSSGAFLSLKVRALEKAPKEPILEEAELDFRPMEENEECTEKDDSESEQTKDTDTEGRHESDQNEGSKSEEPSPVAVPFPAVVTPPKAVTPAPIPSVHLEQAVESERPLERTSVPELRPELSKAPLHTTLPNSIVEAISIPHVPNTLPVLPVPTPSVLPIQSVPTQTQQVALAPALPHSTGIVGLISRPSALPSDMDEDEGLKHFEQEAEKMVAYLQDGGVDDERLATKIGHKPTALPITHEAAFKWFYKDPQGEIQGPFNNQEMSEWFQAGYFTMTLQVKRGCDEMFQPLGEMIKLWGRVPFTSGPTLAPILGDPDQERMKRQQEINALKMYQLQQLQYQYLLRQQYALAQQKVLSSAPPPQQQQLNLLLHQALKIRTPEPQQSLLPPVTRSMSVPDSGSVWEMQNPSTQASCSPNMQPATPSNWEGSSVWDLPLDSIPQASSIEQMQLEKAKALKLEMERREAELRAKREEEERKRLEEALRARQEEERKRLEEEELARRKQEEALQRQREQEEAQRRKKEEEERLAQEDALRRLEERRRKEEERRQREEILRKQQEEERRKQEELEAQRRREEEKKLEEEAALARQQQEEQKKREQEAQRQQELQRQRQQQQEALRRLQQQQQQQQLAQMKLPSSSKWGQQSTTANTLSQSQNALSLAEIQKLEEERERQTREEQRRQQQELQQQQPQTKLSGWGNVAKQPVGTKSLLEIQREEAQQMKQRKEQQQQQQQQQQQQQPQQQQQHSTVSQQNRTQNRVALNTSSVWGSVNNVGSNWMMDSSVWGDAQNSNIGFWDEAVKEATPPQATRKSHNQKNKGNANLSNSSSGKASKKVEEEEKLLKLFQGANKNQDSFMQWCEQTLHTLNTANNLDVPTFASFLKEVDSPYEVHDYVRAYLGDSPQAKDFAKQFLERRAKQNANQQKPQQGQQQKQQDSLWERSQVSQSVLHHQQQQQRFETVTSGKKKKKQKMVRADPSLLGFSVNASSERLNMGEIETVED; this is encoded by the exons ATGGCAGAAACCCAGACACTTAACTTCGGACCAGAATG GCTCCGTGCCCTGTCTGGTGGAGTGGGTAGCAGCAGTGTGGCCTCCCCTCCGCTCTCACCTGCATTGCCAAAGTATAAACTCGCAGACTATCGCTACGGGAGAGAAGAGATGCTAGCACTTTATATAAAGGATAACGTG ATTCCGGTAGATCTTCATGATAAGGAGTTTCTACCTATTTTACAAGAAGAGCCCCTGCTACCTTTGGCATTAGTCCCATTTACAGAGGAGGAACAG AGAAATTTCTCCATGTCTGTAAACAGTGCAGCAGTACTCCGTCTGACAGGAAGGGGTGGTGGGACGGTGGCAGGGGCACCCAGAGGCCGAAGTTCTTCACGAGGGCGAG GGAGAGGCAGAGGAGATGGAGGGTTTTACCAAAGAAGTTTTGATGATGTGGAGGGAGGTTTTGGCCGTGGAGGAAAAGAGATGCATCGCTCCCAGAGTTGGGAGGAAAG GGGAGACAGAAGGTTTGAAAAGCCAGGTCGAAAAGATCCAG ATGGAGCTCCAGCCCATTTTCCTCTCAATCACA tACGGGCAAACTATGAGGATTCTGGTGCAGGGAACACTCGAAAGCACGAGTTTATTCGCTCAGAGAGTGACAACTGGCGCACGTTTCGAGATGAGCAGAATGGTGAGGATGATGACGGGGGCTGGAGGCTTGCAGGTTCTCGTCGGGATAATGAACGATGGTGTCCACCAAGTCCAG ACGGTCCGCGATCAGCAGGGTGGCGGGAACACCCGGATCAACGTCGGCGCTTGCCTTTCGACTCAAGGGGTGAAGATGGCAGTTACCGAAGGGCTCGGTCAGGCAGCGGGAGCTTAGAAGAGGAAAGAGACAGTTTGCCAGAATGGTGTCTGGAAGATGCAGAGGAGGAGACCGGGACATTTGACTCCTCTGGGGCCTTCCTCTCACTTAAGGTGAGGGCGTTGGAA AAAGCTCCTAAGGAGCCGATCCTGGAAGAGGCGGAGCTGGACTTCCGGCCAATGGAGGAGAATGAAGAATGCACAGAAAAAGATGACAGTGAATCAGAACAAACCAAAGATACTGACACAGAAGGAAGACATGAGAGTGATCAAAATGAAG GCAGTAAATCGGAAGAGCCATCGCCAGTTGCTGTACCGTTTCCAGCAGTGGTAACACCTCCCAAGGCTGTAACCCCAGCTCCAATTCCATCTGTGCACCTGGAGCAGGCTGTAGAAAGTGAGAGACCATTGGAGAGAACGTCGGTACCAGAACTCAGACCTGAACTCAGTAAAGCACCACTACACACAACCCTACCAAATAGCATTGTGGAGGCCATTTCCATACCCCATGTCCCAAACACACTCCCAG TTCTTCCGGTCCCGACACCTTCAGTGCTGCCCATTCAGTCGGTACCCACTCAAACCCAACAAGTGGCTTTGGCTCCTGCTCTCCCCCACTCCACGGGCATTGTGGGTCTTATCAGTCGGCCCTCTGCCCTGCCCTCTGACATGGATGAGGATGAGGGACTCAAGCACTTTGAGCAG GAAGCCGAGAAAATGGTGGCATACCTGCAGGATGGCGGTGTGGACGATGAGCGTTTGGCAACTAAGATTGGTCACAAACCCACAGCTCTTCCCATTACCCATGAGGCTGCATTCAAATGGTTTTACAAAGATCCACAGGGAGAGATCCAAG GACCATTTAATAACCAGGAGATGTCCGAGTGGTTTCAGGCAGGCTATTTCACCATGACCTTGCAGGTGAAGCGAGGCTGTGACGAGATGTTCCAGCCCCTGGGAGAGATGATTAAGTTGTGGGGGCGAGTGCCCTTTACATCCGGCCCCACATTAGCCCCCATACTG GGAGATCCAGATCAAGAGAGGATGAAAAGACAACAGGAGATCAATGCTCTAAAAATGTATCAGCTGCAGCAATTGCAATATCAGTACTTACTCAG GCAACAGTATGCTCTGGCTCAGCAGAAAGTTTTAAGCTCTGCACCACCTCCACAACAGCAGCAGCTCAATCTCCTCCTCCATCAGGCGCTCAAGATCAG AACGCCAGAGCCGCAACAGAGCCTTTTACCTCCTGTCACACGCTCCATGTCGGTGCCAGACTCGGGATCTGTTTGGGAAATGCAGAACCCTTCCACTCAGGCATCCTGTTCTCCAAACATGCAGCCCGCCACTCCCAGCA ATTGGGAAGGGAGTAGCGTATGGGATCTGCCACTAGACTCCATCCCTCAAGCGTCTTCCATTGAACAGATGCAGCTGGAGAAAGCCAAAGCTTTGAAG CTTGAGATGGAGAGACGGGAAGCAGAGCTTCGGGCCAAAagggaagaggaggagaggaagcGACTGGAAGAGGCATTGCGTGCTAGACAAGAGGAAGAGCGGAAACGTTTGGAGGAAGAAGAGCTGGCACGGCGTAAGCAG GAGGAGGCTCTCCAGAGGCAGCGGGAGCAGGAGGAGGCACAGCGGcggaagaaagaggaggaggaaaggtTAGCTCAGGAGGACGCACTCCGTCGGCtggaggagaggagaagaaaagaggaggagaggagacaaAGGGAAGAAATCCTCCGTAAACAG CAGGAAGAGGAGCGGAGGAAACAGGAGGAACTGGAAGCTCAGAGGCGGCGTGAGGAAGAGAAGAAGTTAGAAGAGGAGGCAGCATTAGCAAGGCAACAACAAGAGGAGCAGAAGAAGAGAGAGCAGGAGGCACAGAGGCAGCAGGAGCTACAGAGGCAGAGGCAGCAACAGCAGGAGGCACTCCGTcgactgcagcagcagcagcaacaacagcagcttGCGCAGATGAAG CTCCCTTCTTCCTCTAAGTGGGGTCAGCAGTCGACCACAGCAAACACCCTCTCACAGTCTCAAAATGCCCTGTCGCTCGCTGAAATCCAGAAACTGGAGGAGGAGCGAGAACGACAAACACGTGAAGAG CAAAGACGACAGCAGCAGGAACTCCAGCAGCAGCAACCTCAGACGAAGCTCTCAGGCTGGGGCAATGTGGCCAAGCAGCCAGTGGGTACCAAGTCTCTGCTGGAAATCCAGAGAGAGGAAGCGCAACAGATGAAACAGCGgaaggagcagcagcagcagcagcaacaacaacaacaacaacagcaaccgcaacagcagcagcaacactCAACTGTTTCCCAGCAAAACCGCACACAGAACCGAGTG GCCCTCAATACATCATCAGTGTGGGGTTCTGTTAATAACGTCGGCTCGAACTGGATGATGGACAGCAGTGTCTGGGGTGATGCTCAGAACTCTAATATTGGCTTCTGGGATGAAGCAGTAAAGGAGGCCACCCCACCTCAGGCCACACGCAAGAGCCACAATCAGAAAAACAAGGGCAATGCTAACCTCAG TAATAGCAGCAGTGGTAAAGCCAGTAAAAaggtggaagaggaagagaagCTACTGAAACTGTTCCAGGGAGCCAATAAGAACCAGGACAGCTTTATGCAGTGGTGTGAACAGACTCTACACACTCTCAACACGGCCAATAACCTCGATG TCCCCACCTTTGCGTCCTTCCTGAAGGAAGTGGACTCACCGTACGAGGTGCACGACTATGTGAGAGCCTACTTGGGCGACAGTCCACAGGCCAAGGACTTCGCCAAGCAATTCCTGGAGCGCCGTGCCAAACAGAACGCTAACCAGCAAAAACCTCAGCAGGGCCAGCAGCAAAAGCAGCAG GACTCCTTGTGGGAAAGGAGCCAAGTGTCACAGTCAGTTCTGCAccaccaacagcagcagcagcggttTGAGACGGTCACCTCgggcaagaagaaaaagaaacagaagatgGTACGGGCCGACCCGAGCCTTCTAG GTTTTTCTGTCAATGCCTCATCTGAGAGACTCAACATGGGCGAGATTGAGACTGTGGAAGACTGA